The Elaeis guineensis isolate ETL-2024a chromosome 13, EG11, whole genome shotgun sequence genome includes a region encoding these proteins:
- the LOC105055854 gene encoding deoxyuridine 5'-triphosphate nucleotidohydrolase-like, with amino-acid sequence MAANGTTENGSPGIQDPSLKVPKLSENGAAVDHHHLTLPLPLLKVKKLSQNAVLPSRASPLSAGYDLSSAAEAKVPARGKALVPTDLSIAISEGTYARIEFKHFRIFYWWKREQNLRRNSHFKKQWSQDEPPPSPSSPPTIPANTPQKQ; translated from the exons ATGGCGGCCAACGGCACAACGGAGAACGGCAGCCCCGGAATCCAGGATCCCTCTCTCAAAGTCCCCAAGCTCTCGGAGAACGGTGCCGCCGTGGACCACCACCACCtcactcttcctcttcctctccttaaGGTCAAGAAGCTCTCCCAAAATGCTGTCTTGCCTTCGAGAGCTTCCCCTCTGTCCGCTGGTTACGACCTCTCCAG CGCCGCTGAAGCGAAAGTCCCCGCTCGAGGGAAAGCTCTTGTTCCCACCGATCTCAGCATTGCCATTTCGGAAGGGACCTACGCCCGCATCG AATTCAAACATTTCCGCATCTTTTACTGGTGGAAGAGAGAGCAAAACCTGAGGAGGAACTCCCATTTTAAGAAACAATGGTCCCAGGATGAACCCCCTCCTAGTCCAAGCAGTCCTCCAACTATTCCAGCTAACACCCCACAGAAACAGTAG